TACACTTTGGACACGTCCGCGTAATCCTCTCCAATAATTTCTAAATATCTCCATAAAAAGGACACTTCCACTCAATGTGGACGCCACAACAAATACTCCTCGCAAAATTGCACGTTCATTACCATATCTTCTTACACAGTTGATATTATCAAGTAGGGTCACTAAGAAAATCAAAGGTGCTATACCATGAGCCGTCAATCGTGCCCTCCTAAAGATATCCCGAGCAGAACGGCGATTTGTAAACAATAAAAGAAAGTAGCGAAGTAAATTCATACTGTAGCCGCAAACAATCACATAAGAAACTTCGACATCTGGAGATTGAGTAACAGAGAGAATAATACATTCTTGCAGTAGACCGCTAATTCTAAATATACTGAATATACTCGATAAAACAACATCGGTTGCCGCTGTTGGGGAGAAGTTAAATTCCGCCTCTGCAGAAGTATCTCCTAATCCTAATAATTCAGATAATCTCTCAAATGCTCCACCTCCACGACCAATCTCAACCAAAGAAATCTGATTTGAAGTTCTTTCCATCTCTATTTCGGGGGGGGGGGGGGTTCCCGTTAAACGCAAAGCCCAAAGATAGCTTGGGCAACGTACAGTTGGGAAAAATAAACCCTCCGTTCCCGATGAGTAAGGAACAGTCGTTACATTAGCTTGTGTAAATCCATCACGGTCGAAAAGAGTAGTGATATCCCCGGATACTCTAAAATGGTGTACGTTATCTCCTCTAACGTATACTGTTGGAGCAATACCAATCACACAAATTCTATCTGCATATGGAGTATAATCTAATACTTGCTGAACTGCAGCTCCACCATCTCCGTAAAATATAATTATATGTTTTCTATGCCGATTCTCTGGATGTGAGAAGAAATGATTTAAAGAATCTGATAAAGCCTGACATAAGGGACTAAATGGAGAAAAAACAGGTCTGCGAGACAATTGTGAACACCAGCTCCCTGAGCCCGAATTATACAATATGCGTACAGCTACGTTGCGCACTTCACTAATGTATAAAGATTCAAGCTGCGCCTCAGCTAGAGTTTGACCGCTACCATTAATGTAGGTAACATCAATATCGTGTGCCGCAGGTATTTCCATATCGTTATCGAAAATACTTACGGCTTCAAACACATCTGAGGATCCCGTGACAAACGGTCTAGGACCCCCTTGAATAAATAAATTTACTTGTTCAGTAGTCTGTTCAGGAAAGTGTTGCTCGGTATCATTAGAATTCATTTGTTGATCTTCTAAACTGATACTTTCTAGAGTCGGACTGCTGCCAAGATCGACAGGCAAAACCATAAAAACATCCAGCCTTATAGGCAGATATAGGTATTCATAAACTCTCATGCCAAGAAAAGGATAATCCTATTTCTCAACAAGCATCTGTACTATGGGTAGCACTTCATTCTGTAGAATCAAACTTAGAGATATTTCCACAATGACATCACAATACCTTATAAAAATATAATCACTATAAAGTAATTAGGATGAACGAACTTAAAGACAGGATTTTATCTGATAATTCGTATCTGTGAAAAAATTGACACAAGTTTTTGATTCATTATTTCTATTTTGTCTACTACTTTTTTAAAAAGCTCTCGGGCTATAAAATAAAAAAAAGTATCTGCGAAGAAAATCACAGATACTTTTATAAGCTTGCCAAAACTATGGTGTTTGTTATTATCCCTTATGCATCACCATATCTCTAGCATACCTCTCACGCTTCCACGCGAGTTCCTTATCTGTTTTCTCTTTCTGCCAAG
This portion of the Chlamydia crocodili genome encodes:
- a CDS encoding DUF687 domain-containing protein codes for the protein MVLPVDLGSSPTLESISLEDQQMNSNDTEQHFPEQTTEQVNLFIQGGPRPFVTGSSDVFEAVSIFDNDMEIPAAHDIDVTYINGSGQTLAEAQLESLYISEVRNVAVRILYNSGSGSWCSQLSRRPVFSPFSPLCQALSDSLNHFFSHPENRHRKHIIIFYGDGGAAVQQVLDYTPYADRICVIGIAPTVYVRGDNVHHFRVSGDITTLFDRDGFTQANVTTVPYSSGTEGLFFPTVRCPSYLWALRLTGTPPPPEIEMERTSNQISLVEIGRGGGAFERLSELLGLGDTSAEAEFNFSPTAATDVVLSSIFSIFRISGLLQECIILSVTQSPDVEVSYVIVCGYSMNLLRYFLLLFTNRRSARDIFRRARLTAHGIAPLIFLVTLLDNINCVRRYGNERAILRGVFVVASTLSGSVLFMEIFRNYWRGLRGRVQSVILQRLTGSSEESRVVVRSAEGSRIGSVQMMLGTAHGIFLAFTIGVLNSIVINIPSTLGRNSTTDTGVYSNQLHNASAAWKTGDVLAVSQTVSLFICMIVLAVNIIIMVDLVRRNRQR